One window of Desulfobacca acetoxidans DSM 11109 genomic DNA carries:
- a CDS encoding transthyretin, whose product MAQYRESKPEDDAFKRLSDLQRLGQALFEREAGRLARKHGINDPRVQRMIRTASGAGDMLSALETALEAAPEEVQADQDEIVIYGRVAYDDLKGAASVVVAIEDTEGRVVPAAGSTTTETNGRFAWRIPPKVAAKLAGKDYIVTVRTRSGEVIYRTAETVRLDVNRTFNVEVNLGAHKPIRRPSAESATPKPPQQPAETVNYSVSGRVVDADGKPVAGVLVRVYDKDVRYDDLLGAALTNRKGEFTVTYRRQDFSEGEELADLYFVVVDADGRELLSTVDHVRFNADRITFVILTLPREVE is encoded by the coding sequence ATGGCGCAATATAGAGAATCAAAACCCGAAGACGATGCCTTCAAACGGTTGAGCGACCTGCAGCGGTTGGGACAGGCATTATTTGAGCGCGAAGCTGGGAGGCTGGCCCGGAAACACGGGATTAATGATCCGCGGGTCCAGCGCATGATCCGCACTGCCAGCGGTGCCGGAGATATGCTCAGCGCCCTGGAAACTGCTCTGGAGGCAGCGCCCGAGGAGGTGCAGGCCGATCAGGATGAGATCGTCATCTATGGGCGCGTGGCCTACGATGATCTCAAGGGAGCTGCCAGTGTGGTAGTCGCCATCGAAGACACCGAGGGGCGGGTAGTGCCGGCCGCCGGCAGCACCACCACCGAGACAAACGGACGCTTTGCCTGGCGCATCCCGCCGAAAGTGGCGGCGAAGTTGGCCGGCAAGGACTATATTGTAACGGTGCGTACTCGCAGTGGAGAAGTCATCTACCGGACTGCCGAGACGGTCAGGCTCGATGTGAACCGCACCTTTAATGTCGAAGTGAATCTCGGGGCACACAAACCCATCCGTCGACCTTCCGCTGAATCTGCGACCCCGAAACCCCCGCAGCAACCCGCAGAAACCGTCAATTATAGCGTCAGTGGTCGGGTTGTTGACGCCGATGGCAAACCCGTAGCCGGTGTACTGGTGCGCGTTTATGATAAGGATGTCCGATACGATGATCTATTGGGAGCGGCGCTGACGAACCGTAAAGGAGAATTCACCGTAACCTACCGCCGTCAGGATTTCAGCGAAGGCGAAGAACTGGCGGATTTATATTTCGTGGTGGTGGATGCCGATGGCAGAGAATTACTCTCGACGGTTGATCACGTCAGGTTCAATGCCGACCGGATAACGTTTGTCATCCTGACGCTGCCAAGAGAGGTTGAGTAA
- a CDS encoding phage baseplate assembly protein V, with translation MLLDNYNLDAVVTWIRSHYFGKYAGRVTDTNDPLGKGRLKVEVPDVFADGTAVWAMPCVPYAGDQVGFKSFPPVGSNVWIEFEKGDISYPVWVGFFWGDGEMPSEAGQDDNVKLWKTGAFTITIDDQAEEMVITANSGATLTISTEIKAEVSSSTATVATGGITLEGSGKKVEVTQVSVKINDGALEVT, from the coding sequence ATGCTGTTAGACAACTACAACCTCGATGCGGTAGTGACCTGGATTCGTAGCCATTATTTCGGCAAGTACGCCGGCAGAGTGACTGATACGAACGATCCCCTCGGCAAAGGGCGGCTGAAAGTTGAAGTTCCGGATGTGTTTGCCGACGGGACGGCGGTATGGGCCATGCCGTGCGTACCGTATGCCGGAGATCAAGTGGGGTTCAAGAGTTTCCCGCCAGTCGGGTCAAACGTGTGGATCGAGTTTGAGAAAGGCGATATCAGTTACCCGGTGTGGGTCGGATTCTTTTGGGGGGATGGCGAAATGCCCTCCGAAGCCGGGCAGGATGACAACGTCAAACTGTGGAAAACGGGTGCGTTCACTATCACGATTGATGACCAGGCGGAGGAGATGGTGATCACCGCAAACAGTGGGGCCACGTTGACGATTTCCACCGAAATCAAGGCGGAAGTGAGCAGTTCGACTGCTACCGTGGCTACCGGCGGGATAACCCTCGAGGGAAGCGGCAAGAAGGTCGAAGTCACCCAGGTGAGCGTCAAGATCAACGACGGGGCCCTGGAGGTAACCTAG
- the moaC gene encoding cyclic pyranopterin monophosphate synthase MoaC codes for MNSPADNRFTHLDANGQVCMVDVSSKPETVRQAIAEGSIFLGPKVFPLLLGGSLKKGDALAAARLAGIMAVKNTSQLIPLCHVIPITAVEIDFSPDHQRLTLNIKVMVRAQAKTGVEMEALTGAAAAALTIYDMCKAIDRSMVIEKIRLVQKSGGKSGNYTLGATAPSE; via the coding sequence TTGAATTCTCCGGCAGATAACAGATTTACGCATTTAGACGCCAATGGGCAGGTCTGCATGGTGGATGTCAGCAGCAAACCGGAAACCGTCCGCCAGGCTATTGCCGAGGGTTCTATTTTTTTGGGACCCAAAGTTTTCCCGTTGCTTCTCGGCGGCAGTCTCAAAAAGGGCGATGCCCTGGCTGCAGCTCGACTGGCAGGCATCATGGCGGTCAAGAATACATCGCAACTTATTCCGCTGTGCCATGTTATTCCCATCACCGCGGTTGAGATAGACTTTTCCCCGGACCACCAAAGGCTGACCCTGAATATCAAGGTCATGGTCAGAGCCCAGGCTAAAACCGGGGTAGAGATGGAGGCCCTAACCGGCGCGGCTGCAGCCGCGTTGACGATTTATGATATGTGCAAAGCGATCGACCGGAGTATGGTCATTGAAAAGATACGCCTGGTGCAGAAAAGCGGTGGCAAAAGCGGAAACTACACTCTTGGGGCAACGGCACCGAGCGAATAA
- a CDS encoding J domain-containing protein encodes MPTAPKCYRLLGVSSKASVAEIRRRFRLLALKFHPDRNPHNLEATARFRELADAYAAICAQRRAQVASTPEEKERPGVYSDNGNVRPESFTKADMAAFFGFEDRLQYCGSHTGPDFRYDLQISFAAAIWGIEQEIEFQRLAPCKTCQATGLRPGSYYQSCSACKGRGRLWASPGQLSIGAVCQVCQGLGQIITHPCPQCLGEGYTQTSQRYRIVIPPGTEDGDRIMIAGQGGEGSRQGTPGRLVVVVHVEPDSFFTRKGQDLYGCLDVSFAQAATGGMIEIPTLFGSTAFDLPRGALSGQTFLFPGLGAPGWGGRQPGDLIIKIQISNRPRAPQTDAAHESYRKRREINE; translated from the coding sequence ATGCCGACCGCGCCTAAGTGTTATCGCCTTCTGGGCGTTTCTTCCAAAGCCAGCGTCGCTGAGATCAGGCGGCGGTTTCGACTCCTGGCCTTGAAATTCCATCCGGATCGCAATCCCCACAATTTGGAGGCAACGGCCCGGTTTCGAGAGTTGGCTGATGCCTATGCCGCAATCTGCGCCCAGCGCCGAGCGCAGGTGGCATCGACACCCGAGGAGAAAGAGCGTCCCGGTGTTTATTCAGATAACGGTAACGTCAGGCCGGAATCTTTTACCAAAGCAGACATGGCGGCGTTTTTTGGGTTTGAAGACAGGCTGCAGTATTGTGGCAGCCATACCGGACCGGACTTCCGCTATGACCTGCAGATTTCGTTTGCTGCCGCCATATGGGGCATAGAACAAGAGATTGAATTTCAACGGTTGGCGCCGTGTAAGACCTGTCAGGCCACTGGACTGCGACCGGGGAGTTATTACCAGAGCTGCTCCGCCTGCAAGGGGCGCGGCCGTCTTTGGGCCAGTCCGGGGCAGCTCAGCATCGGCGCCGTCTGCCAGGTCTGCCAAGGATTAGGACAGATTATTACCCATCCCTGCCCGCAATGTCTCGGAGAGGGATATACTCAAACGTCACAGAGATACCGGATTGTGATCCCTCCGGGTACGGAAGACGGCGACCGCATTATGATTGCCGGGCAGGGAGGAGAAGGATCACGGCAAGGAACGCCGGGGCGGCTCGTTGTGGTAGTGCATGTCGAGCCGGATAGTTTTTTCACCCGCAAAGGACAGGATCTCTATGGCTGTTTAGATGTCTCGTTTGCCCAGGCAGCTACGGGGGGAATGATCGAAATACCAACACTTTTTGGAAGCACTGCCTTCGACTTGCCCAGGGGCGCTCTTTCCGGACAGACTTTTCTTTTCCCCGGCCTCGGAGCGCCGGGATGGGGTGGCCGCCAGCCCGGAGATCTGATTATAAAAATTCAGATAAGCAACAGACCGAGAGCCCCCCAAACTGACGCTGCTCATGAAAGTTACCGGAAGAGAAGAGAGATTAATGAATAG
- a CDS encoding GPW/gp25 family protein — MPAQPIYSIRYPVGVDTALGRIAVETNYAKHVEQMILQVLLTNPGERPHRPDFGCGVRRLLFAPNDPTLATLTQVTVYQALTRWLGSVIEVGAVEVQALESTLAVTVRYVLKARMERRILNIEVTR; from the coding sequence ATGCCGGCACAACCGATTTATAGTATCCGATATCCGGTAGGGGTTGATACGGCGCTGGGCCGAATCGCCGTGGAAACAAATTATGCCAAGCACGTCGAACAGATGATCTTGCAGGTCTTGCTTACTAATCCTGGGGAACGGCCCCACCGCCCGGATTTTGGCTGCGGGGTGCGGCGCCTGCTGTTTGCACCCAACGATCCGACCCTGGCGACGCTTACTCAGGTAACCGTCTACCAGGCCCTCACCCGCTGGCTGGGCTCGGTCATCGAAGTCGGCGCGGTGGAAGTGCAGGCCCTGGAGTCCACGTTGGCAGTCACGGTCCGTTATGTCTTGAAAGCTCGCATGGAACGACGAATTTTGAATATTGAGGTGACGCGATGA
- the dksA gene encoding RNA polymerase-binding protein DksA — protein sequence MEPERLAQFKEALEERLRELLGEADKTVTGMADALDSFPDPTDRASLETDRNFMLRIRDRERKLISKIKEALERIEDGTYGICEVCGEPIGEKRLLARPVTTLCIECKAHQEKLERLRGS from the coding sequence ATGGAACCGGAACGGCTGGCGCAATTTAAAGAGGCCTTGGAAGAACGGTTGAGAGAACTTCTCGGAGAGGCCGATAAGACTGTCACAGGCATGGCGGATGCTCTCGACTCCTTTCCCGACCCCACTGACAGGGCCAGTCTTGAGACAGATCGCAACTTCATGTTGCGCATCCGAGATCGGGAACGTAAGTTAATCTCTAAAATAAAGGAAGCCTTGGAGCGGATTGAAGACGGTACCTATGGGATTTGCGAAGTCTGCGGGGAACCCATCGGGGAAAAACGACTGCTGGCTCGTCCGGTCACGACGTTATGCATCGAATGCAAGGCCCACCAGGAAAAACTGGAGCGGCTGCGGGGATCATAA
- a CDS encoding DUF3192 domain-containing protein — protein sequence MLRCLLVIMLSVFLLPACETILYPRFESSMWQSYFRLQDIKAGMSKDEVIARMGPPKVTEEGSRGSSHYTILMYQTHTMDQAGSETIRGGYTPLVFEGDRLVGIGQRAYNRALAFPGREAQEGLPYELTR from the coding sequence ATGCTGCGCTGTTTACTTGTGATTATGTTGTCGGTGTTTTTGCTGCCGGCCTGCGAAACCATACTCTATCCTCGGTTTGAATCGTCAATGTGGCAGAGTTATTTCCGCCTTCAGGATATCAAAGCGGGTATGAGCAAAGACGAAGTCATTGCCCGGATGGGTCCCCCTAAGGTCACCGAGGAAGGCTCTCGAGGCAGTTCCCATTACACCATTTTGATGTACCAGACTCATACTATGGACCAGGCCGGCAGTGAAACCATTCGGGGCGGCTACACCCCGCTGGTATTCGAGGGAGATCGGCTGGTGGGCATCGGTCAGAGAGCCTATAACCGAGCCCTGGCATTTCCAGGGAGGGAGGCGCAGGAGGGTCTGCCCTATGAATTGACTCGCTGA
- a CDS encoding phage late control D family protein — protein MVWGTVIVAGGRRADDLMGLLLAEVHEEVGRPTTFYLRYPVERDADGDLFPLKEARLAPGAEIAVFQRGSGFNDCLVKGYVFSHQIRLIHGVEGSTVEVIGGDSTILMDRKTKITQWADNTSDSDAVSSIVGGYGLTPEVESTNTRHLENKRTLIQHDTDLNFIRMLARRNGYLFWVRADETLEETAYFKPVQLNAVAEAPLLTINLDNPNMRAFDITWDVERPTSIIAAAYDGAAKTIMDGSGAPPPSTFAGDVPLNAIASEVRSTSIIAAVADVGDLTGRAAGVLNDTSWFVQATGTVSAQEVGAVIHAHTLVNVDGVGTRFSGSYFVAAVRHVISSDDHLMTLTLVRNGWRA, from the coding sequence ATGGTCTGGGGCACTGTCATTGTCGCCGGGGGCAGGCGAGCCGATGATCTGATGGGATTGTTGCTGGCCGAAGTGCACGAGGAAGTCGGCAGGCCGACGACGTTTTATCTGCGCTATCCGGTGGAGCGCGATGCGGACGGCGACCTCTTTCCACTCAAGGAGGCGCGCCTGGCGCCCGGAGCCGAGATCGCAGTCTTCCAGCGCGGTTCGGGTTTCAATGATTGTCTGGTCAAAGGCTACGTCTTCAGCCATCAAATCCGGCTGATACATGGGGTGGAGGGCTCAACCGTGGAAGTGATCGGCGGCGACAGCACCATTCTGATGGATCGGAAGACAAAGATTACCCAATGGGCCGATAATACCAGTGACAGCGACGCAGTGTCCAGCATCGTCGGCGGCTATGGTTTGACGCCCGAAGTGGAGAGCACCAATACCCGCCATCTGGAAAACAAGCGCACGCTCATTCAGCACGATACCGACCTGAATTTTATCCGTATGCTGGCACGGCGCAATGGTTACCTGTTTTGGGTGCGCGCTGATGAAACGCTTGAGGAGACGGCCTACTTCAAACCGGTACAGTTGAATGCCGTGGCCGAAGCGCCCCTGTTGACAATCAATCTGGACAACCCGAATATGCGCGCCTTTGACATCACCTGGGATGTGGAGCGCCCGACGAGCATCATCGCGGCAGCCTACGACGGCGCCGCCAAAACGATAATGGATGGCTCCGGCGCGCCGCCGCCGTCTACATTTGCCGGGGACGTGCCGCTCAACGCCATTGCCAGTGAAGTTCGCTCCACCAGTATTATCGCGGCGGTTGCCGACGTGGGCGATCTCACCGGCCGGGCCGCGGGCGTGCTGAACGATACGAGTTGGTTTGTGCAGGCGACCGGCACAGTCAGCGCCCAGGAAGTTGGTGCCGTGATTCACGCCCATACCCTGGTCAATGTGGACGGGGTGGGCACCCGTTTCAGCGGTTCCTATTTTGTGGCGGCGGTCCGGCACGTCATAAGCAGCGACGATCACCTGATGACCCTTACCCTGGTGCGGAATGGATGGAGGGCCTGA
- the rlmN gene encoding 23S rRNA (adenine(2503)-C(2))-methyltransferase RlmN, with protein MMSDLINLKELTQTDFEQLMVSWGQAPFRARQVQKWLFKGATEFNAMTDIGKEVRHLLQEKSYISQLALLARRRSADGSEKFSFGLSDGEVIESVLIPENDHYTLCLSSQVGCAQGCRFCLTGRRGLTRNLSPAEIINQVLAARSLVGKRQAISNLVFMGMGEPLDNFANLVKALTIILAPWGLNFSYRRVTVSTVGLAPLIPALGHAIRVNLAVSLNAPNDALRSQLMPVNRKYPLAQIIEACRAFPLPPHRRITFCYVLLQGINDTPSHARELSRLLQGFRAKINLIPFNPDSCLPFKRPTPEAVLAFQDILIQKHYTTLIRESRGADISAACGQLAGEVQRDIPPVIH; from the coding sequence ATCATGTCAGACCTGATAAATCTCAAGGAACTTACCCAAACCGATTTTGAACAGCTCATGGTCTCCTGGGGGCAGGCACCCTTTCGCGCCCGGCAGGTGCAGAAATGGCTCTTTAAAGGCGCCACCGAGTTTAATGCCATGACGGATATCGGCAAAGAGGTTCGCCATCTCTTGCAGGAAAAGTCGTATATCAGCCAATTGGCCCTCTTGGCCCGCCGCCGGTCTGCGGACGGCAGCGAGAAATTCTCTTTCGGCCTGTCTGATGGCGAAGTCATCGAAAGCGTTCTCATCCCCGAAAACGATCACTACACCTTATGCCTTTCCTCCCAGGTTGGCTGCGCCCAGGGATGCCGATTCTGTCTGACCGGACGTCGGGGGCTAACCCGCAATCTTAGTCCGGCAGAGATTATTAATCAGGTGCTGGCGGCTCGCTCCCTGGTAGGGAAAAGACAGGCTATTTCAAATCTGGTGTTCATGGGGATGGGCGAACCACTGGATAATTTTGCCAACCTGGTGAAGGCGCTTACCATTATCCTTGCCCCCTGGGGACTCAACTTCTCATATCGGCGGGTGACCGTCTCCACCGTCGGTTTGGCGCCCTTGATTCCCGCATTGGGCCATGCCATCCGGGTAAATCTGGCGGTCTCTCTCAATGCCCCCAACGATGCCCTGCGCAGCCAACTGATGCCGGTAAACCGAAAATACCCCCTTGCTCAGATCATAGAGGCCTGTCGGGCCTTTCCCTTACCGCCCCACCGGCGCATTACCTTCTGCTATGTCCTATTGCAAGGGATCAACGACACTCCCTCCCATGCCCGGGAGTTATCCCGCCTGCTCCAGGGATTTCGGGCCAAAATCAACCTGATTCCCTTCAACCCCGATTCCTGCCTCCCCTTTAAACGTCCAACCCCGGAAGCAGTTCTCGCTTTTCAAGATATTCTGATTCAGAAACATTACACCACCTTGATCCGGGAAAGCCGGGGGGCTGACATCAGCGCCGCCTGCGGGCAGTTGGCGGGGGAGGTGCAAAGAGACATCCCTCCCGTCATTCACTAA
- a CDS encoding right-handed parallel beta-helix repeat-containing protein yields MGTKDASRSMFDPKKHYTGTWTLQGRLITDFDENDGRSIALEEGRRTRLDIIGAYGSPDDGFRVKNVRSVGGFLEFDLLAGSLYLGGLRLEQEDNQTYNTQRDNLQVTRIPAGGQGRRDLVFLEAYEAPVTAVEDGELLDPAVGVETSARNRRFQRIHVLTNVSAGTCDQAWQLLEKEMKDHKWGVIGQDCRQMVNTRLTVGFTEEGVDDDLCEPPREGGYQYAENQAIRVQLVEGGHKLTWGFDNAAPLYRVSLSADRRKVTLITPPRDRYSTPIVGQVVEILPWGALLANGEKTAGLSGYLTRLTAVDPSDETANAAITLTLANPVPNGFDRWKNRPDASQLAENGIFYYMQIWNRGGDITSPPAIPYTFGTPLVLGTTGLEITLTGDEAMVDDYWIIAARPETPTRVYPWQLESGAAPEGVPRFLAPLALIHWKQNGSIDVTDCRPPFRPLTVREGCCTYCVGDGKNSDGDYNDLDMALEQLGGQGGKICLLPGIHRADVNLVGRRNLTISGCGCCSKLIPKTLNDSPVIKINDCSRIGLGNFEIISVNGSGIAAEQVAGLQIEDMKILAGKIGIDVEDSQDLIIRRTVIRMLDKEGGDVGIYAQGERLAIEECDIQVIPGGKLPEIWTGEDKTPSVNPTDPCLDPSDFYDNLAFLVYYVNWSWSVDTFYLPIDNPYQTLGGIQIGSGAEIVTIHRNTIIGGAGNGITLGSDIADVNLAEFEPPPGGAEEFPEVTLKQDYEIISGKVLLDNEAIGDLTLTFDDGKGFVLPLKVDASGTFYGKLPAGVYSVGIVDSQFGVREIEPLGEGNYGTGLYYIYLEAREERAPRGGEDLLAFIHDVTIDYNRIVNMGFSGIGAPRFTTADIAALSEFSFAMRGKANLQLLYLVYIATGTITGFVVDLTIYRNTITRCLQNVPLTKVDQFAIERALGGISLALCDGVNIEENMIQDCGRDAATPVCGVFLSFSIDVTIRENHILNNGQDRRAEQAIKEYGAVSETEESELPGSISEKRGSYNRYRVTNASGYLAANIPDIDYGRGPRAAILLPICLSANVFAGGAAQEAVASLNAQGLTGAAQGRHAARIDGNYVIHPFGKSLFVGAAGPLSITDNQLISDRALPRSLDALAGGLSGRVAAGFVLGPLDLFASNVMVVDICPGAYLVEQLMLRGLKAESMEAAAQVQPVQIPFGYPDGNILFAGNQIKQGDAGDRPTIVTIATMDDVNFVDNQIDVLNATGIVTTSIILGATARAANNRLKEPPLLALKANLAGMIAEGRVSRFSLLQIGMLAGGMINNQGQYCFKLFGITDRCFESANFGLNTNTMNCGETVIETIPTIYVQILEWLLIASARFALALSKLG; encoded by the coding sequence GTGGGAACCAAAGATGCGTCGCGGTCGATGTTCGACCCGAAAAAACACTATACAGGCACGTGGACGCTTCAGGGGCGGTTGATTACCGACTTTGACGAGAATGACGGCAGATCGATAGCTTTGGAGGAAGGGCGGCGCACCCGCCTGGACATCATCGGCGCTTATGGATCACCCGACGATGGCTTCCGCGTCAAGAACGTGCGTTCGGTGGGCGGATTCCTCGAATTTGACCTACTTGCCGGGTCTCTCTACCTTGGCGGCCTGCGTCTGGAACAGGAAGATAACCAGACCTATAATACGCAGCGGGACAATCTCCAGGTGACCCGTATCCCTGCCGGAGGACAGGGACGGCGAGACCTGGTATTTCTGGAGGCTTATGAAGCGCCGGTGACAGCGGTAGAAGACGGTGAATTACTCGATCCCGCCGTCGGCGTTGAAACCAGTGCCCGCAACCGCCGCTTTCAGCGGATCCACGTTCTGACGAACGTCAGCGCCGGGACTTGTGATCAGGCCTGGCAACTGCTCGAAAAAGAAATGAAGGATCACAAATGGGGCGTGATCGGGCAGGACTGCCGCCAGATGGTGAACACCCGATTGACCGTCGGCTTTACCGAAGAAGGAGTTGATGACGACCTTTGCGAGCCCCCGCGGGAGGGTGGCTACCAGTATGCCGAGAACCAGGCTATTCGCGTCCAGCTTGTTGAAGGTGGCCATAAACTCACCTGGGGGTTTGACAACGCCGCACCGCTCTACCGAGTATCTCTTTCGGCGGATCGCCGGAAGGTGACGTTGATAACCCCGCCACGCGACCGGTACAGCACACCCATTGTGGGGCAGGTGGTTGAAATTCTGCCCTGGGGCGCACTCCTCGCCAACGGTGAGAAAACTGCCGGTCTCAGCGGCTACCTGACGCGCCTTACCGCCGTCGATCCATCAGACGAAACAGCCAACGCCGCCATCACTTTGACCCTGGCTAATCCGGTTCCCAATGGTTTTGACAGATGGAAAAATCGCCCGGACGCGTCCCAACTGGCAGAGAATGGCATTTTTTACTATATGCAGATCTGGAACCGGGGGGGCGATATCACGTCGCCGCCAGCGATCCCATACACCTTCGGAACGCCGCTTGTCCTGGGTACCACCGGCCTGGAGATTACCCTCACGGGTGATGAGGCCATGGTCGATGATTACTGGATCATTGCAGCCCGCCCGGAGACGCCGACCCGGGTTTATCCCTGGCAATTGGAGAGTGGTGCCGCTCCCGAAGGTGTGCCGCGCTTCTTGGCTCCCCTCGCATTGATTCACTGGAAGCAGAACGGTTCGATTGACGTTACTGACTGTCGACCGCCATTCCGGCCGCTCACTGTTAGGGAAGGGTGCTGCACCTATTGTGTGGGCGATGGCAAGAACAGCGACGGCGATTACAATGACCTCGATATGGCGCTGGAGCAGTTGGGTGGTCAGGGGGGAAAAATCTGCCTGTTGCCCGGTATACACCGCGCCGACGTCAACCTTGTCGGCCGCCGTAACCTTACGATCAGCGGATGTGGTTGCTGTTCCAAACTGATTCCGAAGACCTTGAACGATAGTCCGGTGATCAAGATCAACGACTGTTCAAGGATAGGGCTTGGCAATTTCGAGATCATTTCGGTCAACGGGTCTGGGATTGCCGCCGAACAGGTAGCCGGTTTGCAGATTGAGGACATGAAAATCCTCGCCGGGAAAATCGGCATCGATGTTGAGGATAGTCAGGACTTGATTATCCGACGCACCGTCATCCGTATGCTGGACAAGGAAGGCGGCGACGTCGGGATTTATGCTCAGGGTGAACGTCTGGCGATTGAGGAGTGCGATATCCAGGTTATACCTGGCGGCAAACTGCCGGAAATCTGGACCGGGGAGGACAAAACGCCGTCGGTGAATCCGACCGATCCTTGCCTCGATCCGAGCGATTTTTATGATAATCTGGCCTTTTTGGTCTATTATGTCAATTGGAGCTGGAGTGTTGATACCTTTTATCTGCCGATCGACAACCCTTATCAGACTCTCGGTGGCATCCAGATAGGCAGTGGCGCCGAAATCGTCACTATCCACCGCAATACCATTATCGGCGGTGCGGGTAATGGGATCACCTTGGGAAGTGACATTGCCGACGTAAATCTCGCTGAATTCGAACCGCCGCCGGGTGGGGCGGAGGAATTCCCCGAAGTTACCCTGAAACAGGATTATGAGATCATCAGTGGAAAGGTCTTGTTGGACAACGAGGCCATCGGGGATTTGACCCTCACCTTTGATGACGGCAAAGGGTTTGTCCTGCCGTTAAAAGTTGACGCCAGCGGTACTTTTTACGGCAAACTGCCAGCCGGTGTCTATAGCGTTGGGATAGTCGACAGTCAATTTGGGGTTAGAGAGATCGAACCGCTGGGCGAAGGCAATTATGGGACGGGCCTGTATTATATATATCTCGAAGCACGGGAGGAGAGAGCGCCCCGAGGCGGGGAAGATCTGCTGGCGTTCATTCATGATGTGACCATCGATTACAACCGGATTGTCAACATGGGGTTCTCCGGCATCGGCGCCCCGCGTTTTACCACAGCCGATATCGCCGCTTTGAGTGAGTTCAGTTTTGCTATGCGTGGCAAGGCGAACCTCCAACTTCTGTATCTGGTCTATATCGCCACCGGCACCATTACCGGTTTTGTCGTTGATTTGACCATTTACCGCAACACGATTACACGCTGTCTACAGAATGTTCCCCTAACCAAGGTCGATCAATTTGCTATTGAGCGGGCCCTGGGAGGTATTTCCCTGGCATTGTGCGACGGAGTGAATATCGAAGAGAACATGATTCAGGACTGCGGTCGTGATGCGGCAACGCCGGTGTGCGGCGTGTTCCTCTCGTTCTCAATTGATGTGACTATTCGCGAAAATCACATCTTAAACAACGGACAGGATCGCCGCGCCGAACAGGCGATCAAGGAATATGGAGCAGTGAGTGAGACGGAAGAGAGCGAGCTGCCGGGGTCTATTTCGGAAAAACGGGGTTCCTACAACCGGTATAGAGTAACCAACGCCTCCGGTTATTTGGCCGCCAATATTCCGGACATAGATTACGGCCGCGGCCCGCGTGCCGCAATCCTGTTGCCGATCTGCCTCAGCGCCAATGTGTTTGCCGGCGGGGCGGCTCAGGAAGCCGTAGCCAGCCTTAATGCCCAGGGGTTAACGGGGGCGGCGCAGGGTCGCCACGCGGCGCGGATTGATGGCAATTATGTGATCCATCCTTTCGGCAAGTCATTGTTTGTCGGGGCCGCAGGTCCGCTTTCGATCACTGATAACCAGCTCATCAGCGATCGCGCCCTGCCGCGTAGCCTGGACGCGCTGGCAGGCGGTTTGAGCGGCCGGGTTGCCGCCGGCTTTGTGCTTGGGCCGCTCGATCTGTTCGCCTCCAATGTCATGGTAGTGGACATCTGTCCGGGTGCATACCTGGTAGAACAGTTAATGCTGAGGGGATTGAAAGCCGAAAGTATGGAGGCGGCCGCACAGGTCCAGCCGGTGCAGATACCGTTCGGCTATCCCGATGGCAACATTTTGTTTGCCGGCAACCAGATCAAGCAGGGTGATGCCGGGGATCGCCCTACGATAGTCACGATAGCCACGATGGACGATGTAAATTTCGTCGATAACCAGATCGATGTGCTGAATGCCACCGGCATTGTAACCACAAGTATCATTTTGGGTGCAACTGCCCGCGCCGCTAACAACCGCCTGAAAGAACCTCCGTTGCTGGCTCTGAAGGCAAACCTGGCAGGAATGATCGCTGAGGGAAGGGTCTCCCGCTTCTCGCTGCTGCAGATCGGCATGCTGGCCGGCGGAATGATAAACAACCAGGGACAGTATTGCTTCAAATTGTTTGGCATTACAGATAGGTGTTTTGAGTCGGCAAATTTCGGATTGAATACGAATACCATGAACTGCGGGGAAACAGTAATCGAAACGATTCCCACCATCTATGTGCAGATTCTAGAATGGCTGTTGATCGCCAGCGCCAGATTTGCCTTGGCTTTGAGTAAATTAGGGTAA